One Heliomicrobium gestii genomic region harbors:
- a CDS encoding B12-binding domain-containing radical SAM protein, translating to MKDFPIVLIGLYNSKALGVRALASVLKAKGYPVSVVFFKDFSSLNAHSPSEEEYRLLVDKLMELNPRMIGLSVMSTFYLSVTHEMSRRIKAAFPTTPLVWGGVYATMFPHEALAHCDYVMRGECDETIVDLVEALSGEGDMSKVPNLTYRRDDAVIDNPLHPLQAKLDMLPFPDMGGDDKYHISDGKIACCDPQVASVSYEMSASRGCPYVCSYCSSLNLKRIYKGKGPFVRLRSVDSTLAELRWAQGLVKNMRMVWFWDEIFADDENWVREFVRRYKQEIGLPFNIWGHPKKIKATTMALLVEAGLHQVVVGIQHGSSHIRKDVYFRPETDEELIEMSRILAEAKVPEVIYDLILDSPFETVEDLEKTYYLCMKLHKPFTLNLHGLCFLPGTDIEKMAVEKGLLTWEELKREQTRPIEEMYRTFSWWTHTGSREDRERAYWKNMIHLTQFRWASMLLPVFESKVFRDKPEMMNPLRTTANGWNLMRRVARKARLKLGLT from the coding sequence ATGAAAGACTTTCCCATCGTGCTCATCGGCCTGTACAACTCCAAAGCGTTGGGTGTGCGCGCCCTGGCGTCGGTCTTAAAGGCAAAGGGATACCCCGTAAGCGTAGTCTTTTTTAAGGACTTCAGCAGTCTGAACGCCCACAGCCCCTCAGAGGAGGAGTACCGGCTGCTGGTGGACAAACTGATGGAACTCAATCCCCGCATGATCGGCCTCAGTGTCATGTCGACCTTTTACCTCTCGGTCACCCACGAAATGTCTCGCCGCATCAAGGCGGCCTTTCCGACGACGCCCCTCGTCTGGGGCGGCGTCTATGCGACGATGTTCCCCCATGAGGCGTTGGCTCATTGCGATTATGTGATGCGCGGCGAGTGTGACGAGACGATCGTCGATCTGGTCGAGGCGCTGTCCGGCGAGGGCGACATGTCGAAGGTGCCGAACCTTACCTACCGGCGCGACGACGCTGTGATCGACAATCCCCTCCATCCTCTGCAGGCCAAGTTGGACATGCTGCCCTTTCCGGACATGGGCGGCGATGACAAGTACCACATCAGCGACGGCAAGATCGCCTGTTGCGATCCCCAGGTGGCCAGCGTCTCCTATGAGATGAGCGCCTCCCGCGGCTGTCCCTATGTCTGTTCCTACTGCAGCAGCCTGAACCTGAAACGGATCTACAAGGGGAAGGGGCCCTTTGTGCGGTTGCGTTCCGTCGACAGCACCCTGGCAGAACTGCGCTGGGCGCAGGGCCTTGTGAAGAATATGCGCATGGTCTGGTTCTGGGACGAGATCTTCGCCGATGATGAGAACTGGGTCCGCGAGTTTGTCCGCCGTTACAAACAAGAGATCGGCCTTCCCTTCAACATCTGGGGACACCCGAAGAAGATCAAAGCGACTACGATGGCGCTGCTGGTCGAGGCGGGGCTCCATCAGGTTGTCGTCGGCATCCAGCACGGGTCGTCTCATATCCGCAAAGATGTCTACTTCCGTCCGGAGACGGACGAAGAGTTGATCGAAATGAGCCGTATTTTGGCAGAAGCCAAGGTGCCGGAGGTCATCTACGACCTGATCCTGGACAGCCCCTTTGAAACGGTGGAAGACCTAGAAAAGACCTACTACCTCTGCATGAAGCTGCACAAGCCCTTCACGTTGAACCTGCATGGCCTTTGCTTCTTGCCTGGCACCGATATCGAAAAGATGGCCGTTGAGAAGGGCCTGCTCACCTGGGAAGAACTGAAGCGGGAGCAAACACGCCCGATTGAAGAGATGTACCGGACCTTCAGTTGGTGGACCCATACGGGATCGCGAGAGGATCGGGAACGGGCCTACTGGAAGAACATGATTCATCTGACCCAGTTTCGCTGGGCCTCGATGCTCCTCCCTGTGTTCGAGTCGAAGGTCTTCCGCGATAAGCCGGAGATGATGAACCCGCTGCGCACCACCGCCAACGGCTGGAACCTGATGCGGCGCGTCGCCCGCAAAGCCCGGTTGAAGCTCGGTCTCACCTGA
- the murA gene encoding UDP-N-acetylglucosamine 1-carboxyvinyltransferase has protein sequence METKIVVRGGNPLIGHIRVSNAKNAVLPILIASLLAEGESTIADVPRLADVDTTCALLQHMGCEVARQNGNIVVRTGSLSGEEAPYEFVRMMRASFLVLGPLLARLGRAVISLPGGCAIGSRPINLHLKGLEAMGAKVRLDHGHVEASCRQLQGAQIYLDFPSVGATENLMMAASLAKGQTVIENAAEEPEIVDLANYLNRMGARIKGAGTPVIKIEGVERLQGGAYTPIPDRIEAGSYMVAAAATGGDLTVDNIIIDHVKPVIAKLKEMGATVQEMETSLRVSVDQPLRAVDIKTLPYPGFPTDMQAQMMALLAVTTGTGVVTETVFENRFMHVDELKRMGAQIKVESRTAIVQGIPKLYGAPVKATDLRAGAALIVAALAADDTTEIGCVHHIDRGYDDIVGKLRQVGARLERSNVDC, from the coding sequence ATGGAGACAAAAATTGTTGTGCGCGGGGGCAACCCCCTGATTGGACATATCCGAGTCAGCAACGCCAAGAATGCGGTGCTGCCGATCCTGATCGCATCCCTGTTGGCGGAAGGTGAATCGACGATCGCCGATGTTCCCCGCTTGGCCGATGTGGACACCACATGCGCCCTGTTGCAGCACATGGGCTGTGAAGTGGCGCGGCAAAACGGAAACATCGTCGTCCGCACCGGTTCCCTCTCCGGGGAAGAGGCGCCCTATGAGTTTGTGCGCATGATGCGGGCCTCCTTCCTTGTGCTCGGACCCTTGCTGGCGCGGCTCGGCCGGGCCGTCATCTCGCTGCCGGGCGGTTGCGCCATCGGTTCGCGACCGATCAACCTGCACCTAAAGGGCTTGGAGGCGATGGGCGCCAAGGTCCGCCTCGACCACGGTCATGTGGAGGCCTCCTGTCGCCAGTTGCAGGGCGCCCAGATTTATCTGGACTTTCCTTCCGTCGGCGCTACGGAGAATCTGATGATGGCCGCCTCCCTCGCCAAGGGGCAGACGGTGATTGAAAACGCGGCCGAGGAGCCTGAAATCGTGGACCTGGCCAACTACCTGAACCGGATGGGGGCGCGGATCAAAGGGGCCGGCACGCCGGTCATCAAGATCGAAGGCGTCGAGCGGCTGCAAGGCGGCGCCTACACGCCGATCCCCGACCGGATCGAGGCCGGCTCCTATATGGTGGCCGCCGCCGCCACCGGCGGCGATTTGACGGTGGACAACATCATCATCGATCATGTCAAGCCGGTCATCGCCAAGCTGAAGGAGATGGGCGCCACCGTGCAGGAGATGGAGACGAGCCTGCGCGTTTCCGTCGATCAGCCCTTGCGCGCCGTCGATATCAAAACCCTGCCCTATCCCGGTTTTCCGACGGACATGCAGGCCCAGATGATGGCCTTGCTGGCCGTCACGACCGGCACCGGCGTGGTGACGGAAACGGTGTTTGAGAACCGCTTCATGCATGTCGATGAACTGAAACGGATGGGCGCCCAGATCAAGGTGGAGAGCCGCACCGCTATCGTGCAGGGCATCCCCAAACTGTACGGAGCGCCGGTCAAAGCGACGGATCTGCGGGCCGGGGCGGCCTTGATCGTGGCCGCGCTTGCTGCCGACGATACGACAGAGATCGGCTGTGTTCATCACATCGACCGCGGCTACGACGACATTGTGGGCAAACTGCGGCAGGTGGGGGCCCGGCTCGAGCGCTCAAATGTCGATTGCTGA
- a CDS encoding F0F1 ATP synthase subunit delta: MLTGAVARRYAQALLEIGTETQTLDALEAELGRFVEMVESHPELQRILFHPSIVVTEKKDLVAKLLATGAFSETARAFILLVIDRRRENYFADIFREFVRLANKVRNIEEAQVTSAVELAPEQVKRLRSQLAAATGKEIVLRMQVDPSLIGGLVVAFGDRIIDGSVAGKIRDLRESLLRAPLPSLS; encoded by the coding sequence ATGCTAACAGGCGCTGTCGCTCGCCGGTACGCGCAGGCTCTCCTGGAGATCGGAACTGAGACCCAAACCCTGGATGCACTGGAAGCGGAATTGGGCCGCTTTGTCGAGATGGTCGAGAGCCATCCCGAACTGCAGCGGATCCTCTTTCATCCTTCCATCGTTGTGACCGAGAAAAAAGACCTCGTCGCCAAACTGCTGGCCACAGGCGCGTTTTCGGAAACGGCGCGGGCCTTCATCCTCCTTGTCATCGATCGCCGGCGGGAGAACTACTTCGCCGACATCTTCCGGGAGTTTGTCCGCCTGGCCAACAAGGTGCGCAACATCGAGGAAGCACAGGTGACGAGCGCCGTCGAACTGGCGCCGGAGCAGGTAAAACGCCTGCGGTCGCAACTGGCCGCCGCCACCGGTAAAGAGATCGTCCTGCGCATGCAGGTCGATCCCAGCCTGATCGGCGGTCTGGTCGTCGCTTTCGGCGACCGGATCATCGACGGATCAGTGGCCGGAAAAATCCGGGACCTGAGAGAGAGCCTTTTGCGGGCTCCCCTGCCGTCCCTCTCGTAA
- a CDS encoding YwmB family TATA-box binding protein, giving the protein MLKFFFYLIVQTGLFLLLSFFLLFRNGGEGAQWVIQRMPTVEATLTRCVQEYTPSLFEVWTTLAPPFGSGSGKNTVHDRAETVDSSSGVGTDHAVPSAQVNGETPADPEHGAGEAEEPAGQRIEPAAIESLALAMQASGITPRECAVSLSMPMDPAMWKGMAEGERRSAAEALLQRYYRDIAGQGAGEAPVIRMDGQRLFGLLRSDDGKESRLDLMLQFEAEQGHLTAVLREPLANVQGNERLKRLYNLADGRQRCEFSLTLQGARPGLLGAEQQEQVLNHCLDRLQAQRLRSTAKEAVVVSAYWPQLPGGIRMGQDRLNLQGMARYYGVDRSTHFAFGYPMLIQEM; this is encoded by the coding sequence GTGCTCAAGTTCTTTTTTTACCTGATCGTCCAGACGGGCCTGTTTTTGCTCCTCAGCTTTTTTCTGCTCTTCCGCAACGGCGGTGAAGGCGCCCAGTGGGTGATCCAACGGATGCCCACGGTCGAAGCGACCCTGACCCGCTGTGTGCAAGAGTACACGCCATCCCTTTTCGAGGTATGGACCACGCTGGCGCCGCCCTTTGGGAGTGGGTCGGGCAAAAATACCGTTCATGACCGGGCTGAAACGGTCGATTCTTCCTCTGGCGTGGGAACGGATCATGCTGTGCCCAGTGCCCAGGTGAACGGGGAGACGCCGGCAGACCCGGAGCATGGGGCGGGAGAAGCGGAAGAGCCGGCGGGCCAGCGGATAGAGCCGGCTGCCATCGAAAGCCTCGCTTTGGCCATGCAGGCGTCAGGCATCACACCGCGAGAGTGCGCTGTCAGTCTCTCCATGCCGATGGATCCGGCGATGTGGAAGGGAATGGCCGAAGGGGAGCGGCGCTCCGCCGCTGAGGCGCTGCTGCAACGGTATTATCGAGACATCGCCGGCCAAGGGGCCGGCGAAGCCCCTGTCATCCGCATGGACGGGCAACGGCTCTTCGGCCTGTTGCGCAGCGATGACGGAAAAGAGAGCCGGCTGGACTTGATGCTGCAGTTCGAGGCGGAACAGGGCCATCTGACTGCTGTCCTCCGGGAGCCCCTGGCCAACGTGCAGGGGAACGAACGGCTGAAACGCCTGTACAACCTGGCTGATGGGCGACAGCGCTGTGAGTTCAGCCTCACCCTGCAGGGAGCCCGCCCCGGTCTGCTCGGTGCAGAGCAACAGGAACAGGTGCTCAACCACTGTTTGGATCGCTTGCAGGCGCAGCGGCTGCGCAGCACCGCCAAAGAGGCCGTCGTCGTCAGCGCCTACTGGCCGCAATTACCGGGCGGCATCCGCATGGGCCAGGATCGGTTGAACCTGCAAGGGATGGCCCGCTATTACGGTGTCGACCGGAGCACTCACTTCGCCTTCGGGTATCCCATGTTGATCCAAGAGATGTAG
- the atpD gene encoding F0F1 ATP synthase subunit beta: MNFGSVIQVIGPVVDIQFPPGQLPEIYNAIKIRSADQENYQGSFDIDITLEAAQHLGNNSVRCVAMSSTDGLMRGMKAQDTGAPISVPVGAEILGRMFNVLGDPIDEAGEVVAKEAWPIHRSAPTFENLEPSTEVLETGIKVIDLLAPYAKGGKVGLFGGAGVGKTVLIQELINNIAMEYSGYSVFAGVGERTREGNDLYHEFKDSGILKNVAMVFGQMNEPPGARMRVALSGLVMAEYFRDVQNQDVLLFIDNIFRFTQAGSEVSALLGRMPSAVGYQPTLSTEMGQLQERITSTKNGSITSVQAIYVPADDLTDPAPATAFAHLDATTVLSRAISELGIYPAVDPLDSTSRILDPHVVGDEHYSVARGVQKILQRYKELQDIIAILGMDELSEDDKIVVARARKIQRFLSQPFHVAEAFTGAPGKFVPLKESIRGFKEILEGKHDDLPENAFYMVGTIDEAVAKAKDMA, from the coding sequence ATGAACTTTGGAAGTGTGATCCAGGTCATCGGGCCGGTTGTGGACATTCAGTTCCCGCCCGGCCAACTGCCTGAGATTTATAACGCCATCAAGATCCGTTCTGCCGACCAGGAGAACTACCAGGGCAGCTTCGATATCGACATCACCCTGGAAGCCGCCCAGCACCTGGGCAACAACTCCGTTCGTTGCGTCGCCATGTCCTCCACGGACGGCCTGATGCGCGGCATGAAAGCCCAAGACACGGGCGCCCCCATTTCGGTGCCTGTCGGCGCCGAGATCCTGGGCCGCATGTTCAACGTCCTCGGCGACCCCATCGACGAGGCCGGAGAAGTCGTGGCCAAGGAAGCCTGGCCGATCCACCGCAGCGCTCCGACCTTTGAAAACCTGGAGCCCTCCACAGAGGTTCTCGAAACAGGCATCAAGGTCATCGACCTGCTCGCTCCCTACGCCAAGGGCGGCAAGGTCGGTCTCTTCGGCGGCGCCGGCGTCGGCAAGACCGTTCTGATCCAGGAACTGATCAACAACATCGCCATGGAATACTCCGGGTACTCTGTCTTCGCCGGCGTTGGCGAACGGACCCGTGAGGGCAACGACCTGTACCATGAATTCAAAGACTCGGGCATCCTGAAAAACGTCGCCATGGTCTTCGGCCAGATGAACGAGCCCCCTGGGGCCCGGATGCGCGTGGCCCTGTCGGGTCTCGTCATGGCCGAGTACTTCCGCGATGTTCAGAACCAGGACGTGCTGCTCTTTATCGACAACATCTTCCGCTTCACCCAGGCCGGTTCGGAAGTGTCGGCGCTGCTCGGCCGGATGCCCTCCGCCGTCGGTTACCAGCCCACGCTGTCCACCGAAATGGGCCAGCTTCAAGAGCGGATCACCTCGACGAAGAACGGTTCCATCACTTCCGTCCAGGCGATTTACGTCCCTGCTGACGACCTGACGGACCCGGCGCCGGCGACGGCCTTCGCCCACTTGGACGCCACGACCGTTCTGTCGCGGGCCATCTCCGAACTGGGGATCTACCCCGCCGTCGACCCTCTCGATTCCACCTCCCGGATCCTCGACCCCCACGTGGTCGGCGACGAGCACTACAGCGTCGCCCGGGGCGTGCAGAAGATCCTGCAGCGCTACAAAGAACTGCAGGACATCATCGCCATCCTCGGCATGGACGAGCTCTCGGAAGACGACAAGATCGTCGTTGCCCGGGCGCGGAAGATCCAGCGCTTCCTCTCGCAGCCTTTCCACGTCGCCGAAGCCTTCACCGGCGCCCCCGGCAAGTTCGTTCCCCTCAAGGAGTCCATCCGGGGCTTCAAAGAGATCCTCGAAGGCAAACACGACGACCTTCCCGAAAACGCCTTCTACATGGTCGGCACCATCGATGAAGCGGTGGCCAAAGCCAAAGATATGGCGTAA
- the atpF gene encoding F0F1 ATP synthase subunit B, whose translation MLESVLHALNLNETFLAMLISFLILVFILQQVAFKPLLKALDERRQKVEESINRAENDLEEANRMRAEHAAELAKARQEAHDLIARATKVGEEKAQEIVTAAQAEAVRLKEKAVADIQREKEKAVEELRSHVVSLSILAAEKVIRKNLDDPTQRQLVDEVINEVGKLPC comes from the coding sequence GTGCTAGAATCGGTCCTTCACGCGCTCAATCTGAACGAGACCTTTCTGGCCATGCTGATCAGCTTCCTGATCCTTGTCTTCATCCTCCAGCAGGTCGCCTTCAAGCCCCTCTTGAAAGCCCTGGACGAACGGCGCCAAAAGGTCGAGGAATCGATCAACCGCGCCGAAAACGATCTGGAAGAAGCCAACCGGATGCGGGCTGAGCATGCCGCCGAGTTGGCGAAGGCCCGCCAGGAAGCCCATGACCTGATCGCACGCGCCACCAAAGTCGGTGAAGAAAAAGCGCAGGAAATCGTCACCGCCGCTCAGGCAGAGGCTGTGCGCCTCAAAGAAAAGGCTGTCGCCGACATCCAGCGGGAAAAAGAAAAAGCTGTGGAAGAACTGCGCAGCCATGTTGTCAGCCTGTCCATTCTGGCCGCGGAAAAGGTGATCCGCAAAAACCTGGATGACCCGACCCAGCGCCAACTGGTGGACGAGGTCATCAACGAAGTGGGGAAACTGCCATGCTAA
- the atpE gene encoding F0F1 ATP synthase subunit C, whose protein sequence is MDVKAFALLGAGLAVGLAAFGASIGNGMVTSKTVEGIARQPQARGALQTTMFISVGLIEALPIITVVIAFLLYGVGSK, encoded by the coding sequence GTGGATGTCAAAGCTTTTGCTCTCTTAGGTGCCGGTCTCGCCGTTGGTCTCGCCGCTTTCGGCGCTTCTATCGGTAACGGTATGGTCACCTCCAAAACGGTGGAAGGCATCGCCCGTCAGCCCCAGGCCCGTGGCGCCCTGCAAACGACCATGTTCATCTCCGTCGGTCTGATCGAAGCTCTCCCCATCATCACCGTCGTTATCGCCTTCCTGCTCTACGGCGTCGGCAGCAAGTAA
- the atpA gene encoding F0F1 ATP synthase subunit alpha, producing MSLRPEEISAIIKQQIERYEKPLEAADSGTVIQVGDGIARIYGLEKAMAGELLEFPGQVYGMVLNLEEDNIGCVILGPYTGIKEGDTVKRTGRIVEVPVGPELVGRVVNPLGQPLDGKGPINAKQFRPIESAAPGVIKRKSVHEPMQTGLKAIDAMVPIGRGQRELIIGDRQTGKTAVAIDAIINQKGQNVICIYVAIGQKASTVAGVVKTLEEHGAMDYTIVVSATASEPAPLLYIAPYSGCAMGEYFLYNGQHALCIYDDLSKQAVAYRELSLLLRRPPGREAYPGDVFYLHSRLLERAAKLSDEYGAGSLTALPIIETQAGDVSAYIPTNVISITDGQIFLESDLFFSGIRPAINAGISVSRVGGSAQIKAMKQVAGRLRLELAQYRELAAFAQFGSDLDKATQARLNRGQRLVEILKQDQYKPMIVEEQVAVIFAAVNGYLDDIPVADVLKFEDGFLKYLRAEKADLLTDIREKKALNDDLTARLKEAIGAYKKIFVA from the coding sequence ATGAGTTTACGTCCTGAAGAGATTAGCGCCATCATCAAGCAACAGATCGAGCGGTATGAAAAGCCCCTGGAGGCGGCCGACTCCGGCACTGTCATCCAGGTCGGCGACGGCATCGCCCGCATCTACGGCTTGGAAAAAGCCATGGCCGGCGAACTGTTGGAGTTCCCCGGTCAGGTCTACGGCATGGTGCTTAACCTCGAAGAAGACAATATCGGTTGCGTCATTCTCGGCCCCTACACGGGGATCAAAGAAGGCGACACAGTCAAGCGGACGGGCCGCATCGTGGAAGTGCCCGTCGGTCCCGAACTGGTCGGCCGCGTCGTTAACCCCCTCGGCCAGCCCTTGGACGGCAAGGGTCCCATCAACGCCAAACAGTTCCGGCCCATCGAATCGGCCGCCCCTGGCGTCATCAAGCGGAAATCGGTTCACGAGCCCATGCAAACGGGTCTCAAGGCCATCGACGCCATGGTGCCCATCGGCCGCGGCCAGCGGGAACTGATCATCGGCGACCGTCAGACCGGTAAAACGGCTGTCGCCATCGACGCGATCATCAACCAAAAAGGCCAGAACGTCATCTGTATCTATGTGGCCATCGGCCAAAAGGCGTCCACCGTCGCCGGCGTCGTCAAGACGCTGGAAGAGCACGGCGCCATGGATTACACCATCGTCGTCTCGGCGACCGCCTCTGAGCCGGCGCCGCTGCTCTACATCGCTCCCTACTCGGGTTGCGCCATGGGCGAGTACTTCCTCTACAACGGCCAGCACGCCCTGTGCATCTATGACGACCTGTCCAAGCAGGCGGTCGCTTACCGCGAACTGTCCCTGTTGCTCCGTCGTCCGCCCGGCCGTGAAGCCTACCCCGGCGACGTTTTCTATCTCCACTCCCGCCTGCTGGAACGGGCCGCCAAACTCTCTGACGAGTATGGCGCCGGCTCGCTGACGGCGCTGCCGATCATCGAGACCCAGGCCGGTGACGTGTCGGCCTACATCCCGACGAACGTCATCTCCATCACCGACGGCCAGATCTTCCTGGAGTCGGATCTGTTCTTCTCCGGCATTCGTCCGGCCATCAACGCCGGTATCTCCGTATCCCGCGTCGGCGGTTCCGCCCAGATCAAGGCGATGAAACAGGTCGCCGGCCGCCTGCGTCTGGAACTGGCCCAGTACCGAGAACTGGCGGCTTTCGCCCAGTTCGGTTCCGACCTGGACAAAGCGACCCAGGCCCGCCTGAACCGCGGTCAGCGCCTCGTCGAAATCCTCAAGCAGGACCAGTACAAGCCCATGATCGTCGAAGAGCAGGTGGCCGTCATTTTCGCCGCCGTCAACGGCTACCTCGATGACATCCCGGTGGCTGACGTGCTCAAGTTTGAGGACGGATTCCTCAAATACCTGCGCGCCGAGAAAGCCGATCTCCTCACCGATATCCGGGAGAAAAAAGCCCTCAACGACGATCTCACCGCGCGGCTCAAAGAGGCCATCGGAGCTTACAAAAAGATCTTCGTGGCCTAA
- the atpG gene encoding ATP synthase F1 subunit gamma → MPGMRDIKRRIRSIKSTQQITKAMKMVAAAKLRKAQEKVTQARPYAKRIQGVLSRLVAAATDVNHPLLETREVKRIGYVVVTADRGLCGGYNANIIRMVNNEIKGRNDVSLVCVGRKSRDFFKRMGNTIEAEYVGLGEDISFGMAKEIAAKVMELYEEGTVDQVQLVFTEFYSALTQKPVQMQLLPIPAQAGDGAASAEDGKGPQPLYEFEPSPEAVLDELLPRYVENQIYRALLESKASEQGARMTAMGSATDNAKEMINKLTLSFNRARQAAITKEISEVVGGAAALG, encoded by the coding sequence ATGCCCGGAATGCGCGATATCAAACGCCGCATCCGTTCCATCAAAAGCACCCAGCAGATCACCAAGGCCATGAAAATGGTGGCGGCGGCGAAGCTGCGCAAGGCTCAGGAAAAGGTCACCCAGGCCCGTCCCTATGCCAAGCGCATCCAAGGGGTGCTCTCGCGCCTGGTGGCGGCAGCCACCGACGTCAACCACCCTCTGCTGGAGACGCGAGAAGTCAAACGGATCGGCTACGTGGTCGTCACTGCCGACCGGGGTCTCTGCGGCGGCTACAACGCCAACATCATCCGCATGGTGAACAATGAGATCAAGGGACGCAACGACGTCTCCCTGGTCTGCGTTGGCCGCAAGAGCCGCGACTTTTTCAAGCGGATGGGGAACACGATCGAAGCGGAGTACGTAGGTCTGGGCGAGGACATCTCCTTCGGCATGGCCAAGGAGATCGCCGCCAAGGTCATGGAACTCTACGAAGAGGGAACCGTCGACCAGGTGCAACTCGTCTTCACCGAGTTTTACTCCGCCCTGACCCAAAAGCCTGTCCAGATGCAGCTGCTGCCCATCCCGGCTCAAGCCGGCGACGGAGCCGCCAGCGCGGAAGACGGCAAGGGTCCCCAGCCGCTCTATGAGTTTGAACCGAGCCCCGAGGCGGTTCTGGACGAGCTGCTTCCCCGGTATGTGGAGAACCAGATCTACCGGGCGCTGTTGGAGTCGAAAGCCTCCGAACAGGGCGCCCGCATGACCGCCATGGGATCGGCCACAGACAACGCCAAGGAAATGATCAACAAGCTTACCCTGTCCTTCAACCGGGCCCGCCAGGCAGCCATCACCAAGGAGATCTCCGAGGTGGTCGGCGGCGCGGCAGCCCTCGGCTAA
- the spoIID gene encoding stage II sporulation protein D gives MRRLRLWRWKFWLAMTMVGALSVVLAIPWLSVYGPYVRLRLSPATGPEVTVRTEQDQVLSMPMEEYLVGVLAGEMQPQDPPEALKAMAVAARSFAWLRVERGETLCATVHCQVWLSPEQRLQRWGAVKTPQFTEQLLSVVTATRGQMALYGNKVIDATYHASCGGRTESAAAVWGREIPYLQSVSCPEKPDLREARFTLGELDARLGTTLAAMAAKSRRNAVEVVDRTETGRVKHVRVAGEEMEGTRFRSALGLASTDLRLNWDGGGLRVETRGHGHAVGLCQAGAVSMAEKGEPYDAILRHYYPGTRLETLY, from the coding sequence GTGCGGCGCTTGAGGCTTTGGCGGTGGAAGTTTTGGCTGGCAATGACCATGGTGGGCGCCCTGTCGGTCGTTTTGGCGATCCCCTGGCTGTCTGTCTATGGTCCCTATGTGCGTCTGCGTCTCTCACCGGCGACCGGACCGGAGGTGACCGTGCGCACCGAACAGGACCAGGTGCTTTCCATGCCGATGGAGGAGTACCTGGTTGGGGTGCTGGCCGGGGAGATGCAGCCCCAGGACCCGCCGGAAGCCTTGAAGGCCATGGCCGTCGCCGCCCGGAGCTTCGCCTGGCTGCGCGTCGAGCGGGGGGAGACCCTCTGCGCGACCGTCCATTGCCAGGTATGGCTGTCGCCGGAGCAGCGGCTGCAGCGCTGGGGCGCCGTAAAGACGCCGCAGTTTACGGAGCAGCTGTTGAGCGTGGTTACGGCGACGCGCGGCCAGATGGCGCTCTACGGGAATAAGGTGATCGACGCCACCTATCACGCCTCCTGCGGGGGGCGGACCGAGTCGGCCGCCGCTGTTTGGGGCCGCGAAATCCCCTACCTGCAGAGCGTGTCCTGCCCGGAAAAGCCGGATCTCCGGGAGGCGCGGTTTACACTGGGCGAGTTGGACGCCCGGTTGGGGACGACGCTGGCGGCGATGGCCGCCAAGTCGCGTCGCAACGCCGTGGAGGTTGTCGACCGGACCGAGACGGGGCGAGTGAAACATGTCCGTGTCGCCGGTGAGGAGATGGAGGGAACCCGGTTTCGCTCCGCTCTGGGGTTGGCCTCAACGGATCTTCGACTGAACTGGGACGGCGGCGGCCTGCGCGTCGAGACGCGCGGCCATGGTCACGCCGTGGGTCTTTGCCAGGCGGGCGCGGTGTCGATGGCGGAGAAGGGCGAACCGTACGATGCGATCCTCCGCCATTACTATCCCGGAACGAGATTGGAGACCCTGTATTGA
- a CDS encoding F0F1 ATP synthase subunit epsilon: MAEKTYLLEVVTPERVVVNEEVEFTSAPGIEGSLGILADHAPMLTALTIGLLEYTKGGQSQKLTVTGGFLEVADNKVTVLANAAEQVVEIDISRAEAARRRAQERIEKAQGGTADVDLMRAEMALKRALLRLEAAKKE, translated from the coding sequence ATGGCCGAAAAGACCTACCTTCTCGAGGTGGTTACTCCCGAGCGGGTGGTCGTCAATGAGGAAGTGGAGTTCACCTCCGCTCCCGGTATCGAGGGCAGCCTCGGTATCCTGGCCGACCACGCCCCCATGCTGACCGCTTTGACCATTGGCTTGCTGGAGTACACCAAGGGTGGCCAGAGCCAGAAACTGACCGTCACCGGCGGTTTCCTGGAAGTGGCCGATAATAAAGTGACCGTCCTGGCCAACGCGGCGGAGCAGGTCGTGGAGATCGACATCTCCCGAGCTGAGGCCGCGCGCCGGCGGGCGCAAGAGCGGATTGAAAAGGCCCAAGGCGGCACTGCCGATGTGGACCTGATGCGGGCCGAGATGGCCCTCAAACGGGCGCTCCTGCGCCTGGAAGCCGCGAAAAAAGAATAG